One window from the genome of Poecilia reticulata strain Guanapo linkage group LG9, Guppy_female_1.0+MT, whole genome shotgun sequence encodes:
- the LOC103470067 gene encoding lymphocyte antigen 6G-like: MRLYGVLILFLSFSAACGLRCYTCVGAEPNSCTNIMTCPAVTNRCSSVKTGDLVTKTCMLSAGCTGPISCCEGDLCNSAVPTGPGVTLLLLSSALMMLFI; encoded by the exons ATGCGGCTTTACGGAGTTCTGAtcctgtttctctctttctctgcag cGTGTGGATTGAGATGCTACACATGTGTAGGAGCTGAACCAAACTCCTGCACTAACATTATGACCTGCCCTGCGGTAACCAACCGATGTTCTTCTGTCAAGACAGGAG ACTTGGTTACCAAGACCTGCATGCTCAGCGCAGGATGCACTGGTCCCATATCGTGCTGTGAAGGAGATTTGTGTAACAGTGCCGTACCAACTGGACCCGGTGTCACCCTGCTGCTTCTGTCTTCAGCCCTTATGATGCTCTTTATTTAA